In Streptomyces sp. NBC_00448, the following are encoded in one genomic region:
- a CDS encoding nucleotidyl transferase AbiEii/AbiGii toxin family protein: MDHLHARLTRLALAAAAGDGFVLAGGYAVQAHGILNRVSDDVDLFTNQGDPQRFYAAVNAVQDAYTSDGLTVEVMRSGDSFARLLVTDEDGRQTKVEMGYDWRAEPPVMMEVGPVLHPDDAVANKVSALYSRAEARDYVDVHAALTSGRYSAEDLLRLAEERDPGFDRPMFAQALRASRRWDDEDYMKYGLDAEAVTRLRSAMESWADELELDARRPTDELRPSQDNQLGTTSQRPTGSPTSKPSAPPRGDGPGRKP, translated from the coding sequence ATGGACCACCTCCACGCCCGTCTGACCCGGCTCGCCCTGGCGGCCGCAGCCGGGGACGGCTTCGTACTCGCCGGCGGATACGCCGTCCAAGCCCACGGCATCCTCAACCGCGTCTCCGACGACGTCGACCTCTTCACCAATCAAGGTGATCCGCAAAGATTCTACGCTGCGGTGAACGCAGTACAGGACGCCTACACGTCCGACGGGCTGACGGTTGAGGTGATGCGATCTGGAGATTCCTTCGCGCGCCTGCTGGTCACCGATGAAGACGGCCGGCAGACGAAGGTGGAGATGGGCTACGACTGGCGTGCTGAACCGCCCGTCATGATGGAAGTCGGCCCGGTCCTGCACCCCGACGACGCCGTCGCCAACAAGGTCTCCGCCCTCTACTCCCGCGCGGAAGCCCGCGACTACGTCGACGTACACGCTGCCCTCACCAGTGGACGCTACTCGGCCGAGGACCTCCTTCGCCTGGCCGAAGAGCGCGATCCGGGCTTCGACCGCCCCATGTTCGCCCAGGCGCTGCGCGCCTCAAGACGCTGGGACGACGAGGACTACATGAAGTACGGCCTCGACGCCGAAGCCGTCACCCGCCTGCGTTCCGCAATGGAGTCATGGGCCGACGAACTGGAACTCGACGCCCGCCGCCCAACTGACGAGCTGCGGCCGTCCCAGGACAACCAACTGGGCACCACCAGCCAGAGGCCGACAGGCAGTCCGACTTCCAAGCCATCGGCACCTCCGCGAGGCGACGGTCCCGGAAGGAAGCCATAG
- a CDS encoding site-specific integrase codes for MAERRSSPFAGRSWYDFALEYMEVRWRQTAAKTRCEDNDGLCALTLAMIRGRTLRPDEELLRRALRLRAFVVPRPADRKVPGDERMALRWVARATRPVDDLLDPEVMKGVIRSLSVRADGSAVPGSTQRHCKKALVNAVGYAFGGGGAGEDLIPEIRWQVPRDDEEVDPRVLVNPGQARSLLDALSYVGLYGRARGRRLVGFFAGMYYAGLRPEEAVAVKYQDCVLPAHGWGRFVLHETRPQAGKKYTDSGCNHDERGLKSRRSGAVRVVPLPPQLVTIWRQSVDTFGTAADGRMFFTERGRVLGSSGYCTTLRDARVLALPPGLVESPLVARAYDLRHSALSTWLNAGVDPTEVAERAGNTVETLLRTYAKCLYGRQTVANDRIDKFLGEYE; via the coding sequence GTGGCCGAGCGTCGGAGTTCGCCTTTTGCTGGTCGGAGTTGGTATGACTTCGCGCTGGAGTACATGGAGGTGCGCTGGCGGCAGACCGCGGCGAAGACACGTTGTGAAGACAACGACGGACTGTGCGCCCTCACTTTGGCCATGATCAGAGGACGGACGCTGCGACCCGACGAGGAGCTGTTGCGCCGGGCGCTGCGGCTTCGGGCGTTCGTGGTGCCGCGTCCGGCGGACCGGAAGGTGCCGGGCGACGAGCGGATGGCGTTGCGCTGGGTGGCTCGGGCGACGCGGCCTGTGGACGATCTTCTGGATCCGGAAGTGATGAAGGGGGTCATCCGGTCGCTGAGCGTTCGAGCGGATGGGTCTGCGGTGCCGGGAAGCACACAACGGCACTGTAAGAAGGCGCTGGTGAATGCGGTCGGTTATGCGTTCGGCGGGGGCGGCGCTGGTGAGGACCTGATTCCCGAGATCCGCTGGCAGGTGCCGAGGGACGACGAGGAGGTTGATCCGCGAGTTCTGGTGAATCCGGGCCAGGCGCGCTCGCTGCTGGACGCCCTGTCGTACGTAGGGCTGTACGGACGGGCTCGGGGACGGCGGCTGGTGGGGTTCTTCGCGGGGATGTACTACGCCGGTCTGCGGCCCGAAGAAGCCGTGGCCGTGAAGTACCAGGACTGCGTTCTGCCGGCACACGGCTGGGGCCGGTTCGTGCTGCACGAGACTCGTCCGCAAGCCGGCAAGAAGTACACGGACAGCGGCTGTAACCACGATGAGCGCGGTCTGAAGAGCCGGAGGAGTGGAGCGGTTCGTGTGGTGCCACTGCCGCCACAATTGGTGACGATCTGGAGACAGAGCGTCGACACGTTCGGCACGGCGGCCGACGGAAGAATGTTCTTCACCGAGCGGGGACGAGTGCTGGGTTCCAGCGGCTATTGCACGACCTTGCGAGACGCACGTGTCCTGGCGCTCCCACCAGGTCTGGTGGAATCGCCTCTTGTTGCCCGCGCGTACGACCTGCGGCACTCGGCGCTGTCGACGTGGCTGAACGCGGGAGTGGATCCCACCGAGGTCGCCGAGCGGGCCGGCAACACCGTCGAGACGCTGCTGCGCACCTATGCGAAGTGTCTCTACGGGCGCCAGACGGTCGCGAATGATCGCATCGACAAGTTCCTGGGCGAGTACGAGTAG
- a CDS encoding DUF7848 domain-containing protein, translating into MGAVTPRSVLRYVTWTLQPDREPDAEPVLYAMQCAVDGETSPTSEDFAEPQDWVLRHFSRNPSHHTYREIITRPWRTWRQT; encoded by the coding sequence GTGGGGGCGGTGACCCCTCGCTCGGTCCTGCGCTACGTGACCTGGACTCTCCAGCCCGACCGCGAGCCGGACGCGGAGCCGGTCCTGTACGCGATGCAGTGCGCCGTGGACGGCGAGACGTCCCCGACGAGCGAGGACTTCGCCGAACCGCAGGACTGGGTGCTGCGGCACTTCAGCCGGAACCCGTCCCACCACACCTACCGGGAGATCATCACCCGCCCCTGGCGGACCTGGCGCCAGACGTGA
- a CDS encoding XRE family transcriptional regulator has protein sequence MAAGGWTYAALAQQVEVDPKSVERWVNLGRIPRRATALQAAKALGEDVHALWPALRQARPARAISPELVALYGQRADIPVSTFTDLMAQARERIDILVYAAVFLHEAYPRLNELLSERAAEGCTVRIAVGDPDSDNVQARGQEERFGHGIESRCRLALMHYKPLADTPGIEVRTHGATLYNSLYRADDQQLVNAHVWGVNAYAPPVWHLRRHQESGMFDTYADSFDAVWATATPVREEG, from the coding sequence ATGGCGGCGGGAGGCTGGACATACGCCGCACTCGCCCAGCAGGTCGAGGTTGACCCCAAGTCGGTCGAGCGCTGGGTGAACCTCGGGCGTATCCCACGTCGTGCCACCGCCCTCCAGGCGGCCAAGGCCCTTGGAGAAGACGTGCACGCACTCTGGCCGGCGCTCCGCCAGGCCCGCCCCGCCCGCGCCATCAGCCCCGAACTGGTCGCGCTCTACGGGCAGCGGGCCGACATTCCCGTCTCGACGTTCACCGACCTGATGGCCCAGGCCCGGGAACGGATCGACATCCTCGTCTACGCGGCCGTCTTCCTCCACGAGGCGTACCCGCGGCTGAACGAACTCCTCAGCGAACGTGCCGCCGAAGGCTGCACCGTCCGCATCGCGGTCGGGGACCCCGACAGCGACAACGTCCAAGCCCGCGGCCAGGAGGAGCGGTTCGGGCACGGCATCGAATCCCGCTGCCGCCTCGCGCTCATGCACTACAAGCCGCTCGCCGACACCCCCGGCATCGAAGTCCGCACCCACGGCGCCACGCTCTACAACTCCCTCTACCGGGCCGACGACCAGCAACTCGTCAACGCACACGTCTGGGGCGTCAACGCCTACGCCCCTCCCGTGTGGCACCTTCGCCGGCACCAGGAGAGCGGCATGTTCGACACCTACGCCGACAGCTTCGACGCCGTGTGGGCGACGGCGACGCCCGTACGAGAGGAAGGCTGA
- a CDS encoding NUDIX hydrolase, giving the protein MARTEYYDDPNAPKPNSMVVAASAVVTDNHGRILLQRRRDNDLWALPGGGMDLTDSLPGTAVREVKEETGLDVEITGLVGTYTDPKHIIAYTDGEVRRQFNVCFTARITGGQLAISDESTELGFVPSEEIKQLPMHHTQRLRLQHFLEQREKPYLG; this is encoded by the coding sequence GTGGCCCGCACCGAGTACTACGACGACCCCAACGCGCCCAAGCCGAACAGCATGGTCGTCGCCGCTTCCGCCGTCGTCACCGACAACCACGGGCGCATCCTCCTCCAGCGCCGCCGCGACAACGACCTGTGGGCCCTGCCCGGAGGCGGAATGGACCTCACCGACTCCCTGCCAGGCACAGCCGTCCGCGAGGTCAAAGAGGAGACCGGCCTCGACGTCGAGATCACCGGCCTGGTCGGCACCTACACCGACCCGAAACACATCATCGCCTACACCGACGGCGAGGTCCGCCGCCAGTTCAACGTCTGCTTCACCGCCCGCATCACCGGCGGCCAACTGGCAATCTCCGACGAGTCCACCGAACTCGGGTTCGTACCGTCGGAAGAGATCAAGCAGCTGCCGATGCACCACACCCAACGACTCAGGCTCCAGCACTTCCTGGAACAGCGCGAGAAGCCGTACCTGGGCTGA
- a CDS encoding type II toxin-antitoxin system VapC family toxin: MPSWGASPSDHLGHRGACRRRRCRRPGPRSLRGADAPHPTPAAGPLSRAHRGLLPPGTRARHPREAAFLRSVSLGQISLIPLAAQDIDRMVELVEKYADFPLGAVDASVFAVAERLGADAIATLDRRHQRRPPQGAPLLHPAAVGQPQWPKQRGLRLRQDRGLSGRGLSSVRQLRRARMLRGRPRATIVTLHPRRDDRASAADRQPRWRVRRTATRHVCLAQPPPAPVTLSMPSRPEPADGPRRTRRRSGPAEGPALPVGSVGVPGVRAEWPVGVASGAADRSGRRSPAAGAAAARVSGAPLNQ; encoded by the coding sequence GTGCCGAGCTGGGGCGCGAGTCCGAGTGATCATCTGGGACACCGGGGCGCTTGTCGCCGCCGCCGATGCCGACGACCAGGACCACGCTCGCTGCGTGGAGCTGATGCGCCGCACCCCACGCCCGCTGCTGGTCCCCTATCCCGTGCTCACCGAGGTCTGCTACCTCCTGGAACGCGAGCACGGCACCCGCGCGAAGCCGCCTTCCTGCGCTCTGTCAGTCTGGGGCAGATCAGCCTGATCCCCCTGGCCGCCCAGGACATCGACCGCATGGTCGAGCTGGTCGAGAAGTACGCCGACTTCCCTCTCGGCGCGGTCGACGCCTCCGTCTTCGCGGTCGCCGAACGACTCGGAGCCGACGCCATCGCCACCCTCGACCGCCGCCACCAGCGTCGTCCGCCCCAAGGCGCCCCTCTCCTTCACCCTGCTGCCGTAGGCCAGCCGCAATGGCCGAAACAGCGTGGGCTGCGCCTCCGGCAGGATCGGGGCTTGAGCGGGAGGGGTCTCTCGTCGGTCAGGCAGCTTCGCCGGGCCAGGATGCTCCGGGGCCGCCCAAGGGCCACAATTGTGACACTTCACCCGCGTCGAGATGATCGGGCCTCAGCCGCCGACCGTCAGCCACGATGGCGGGTGCGCCGAACGGCCACCCGTCACGTGTGTCTCGCTCAGCCCCCACCGGCACCAGTCACGCTGTCCATGCCGTCACGGCCCGAGCCAGCCGACGGGCCCAGGCGTACGCGACGACGGTCCGGCCCAGCCGAGGGCCCTGCCCTGCCGGTCGGGTCCGTGGGTGTGCCGGGCGTGCGCGCCGAGTGGCCGGTGGGCGTCGCCAGCGGGGCGGCAGACAGGAGCGGGCGGCGGTCACCGGCCGCCGGCGCCGCGGCGGCCCGCGTCAGCGGGGCGCCCTTGAACCAGTAA